The following proteins are encoded in a genomic region of Candida albicans SC5314 chromosome 4, complete sequence:
- the SUB2 gene encoding ATP-dependent RNA helicase (Putative TREX complex component with a predicted role in nuclear mRNA export; transcription is regulated by Mig1; Hap43-induced gene; Spider biofilm repressed) — MSHEGQEELLDYSDSEEIAVSTTTQASGEAQSNDKESDKKGSYVGIHATGFRDFLLKPELLRAIGDCGFEHPSEVQQVCIPQSILGTDVLCQAKSGLGKTAVFVLSTLQQLDPVPGEISTLVICHTRELAYQIRNEYARFSKYMPDVKTDVFYGGTPIKRDIEKLKNKDTCPHIVVATPGRLHALVEEKAIRLNNVKSFVIDECDKVLESIDMRRDVQDIFRATPHQKQVMMFSATLSQDIRPVCKKFMQNPLEIYVDDEAKLTLHGLQQYYIKLDEKEKNRKLSDLLDSLEFNQVIIFVKSTRRANELNKLLCACNFPSIAVHSGLPQEERIERYRSFKEFNKRICVSTDVFGRGIDIERINLAINYDLPNEADQYLHRVGRAGRFGTKGLAVSFVSSKEDEEVLEKIQSRFDVKITEFPEEGVDPSTYMNT, encoded by the exons ATGTCTCACGAAGGtcaagaagaattattagattATTCAGATTCTGAAGAAATTGCTGTTTCAACCACCACTCAAGCTTCTGGTGAAGCTCAATCTAATGATAAAGAAAGTGATAAAAAAGGATCTTATGTTGGTATCCATGCCACCGGTTTCAGAGACTTTTTATTGAAACCAGAATTGTTGAGAGCAATTGGGGATTGTGGTTTTGAACATCCTTCTGAAG TCCAACAAGTTTGTATTCCTCAATCCATTTTGGGAACTGATGTTTTGTGTCAGGCCAAGTCTGGTTTGGGTAAAACTGCTGTTTTTGTATTGTCAACATTGCAACAATTAGACCCAGTTCCAGGTGAAATTTCCACTTTGGTTATTTGTCATACTAGAGAATTGGCCTACCAAATCCGTAACGAATATGCCAGATTTTCCAAGTACATGCCAGATGTTAAAACTGATGTGTTCTATGGTGGTACCCCAATCAAAAgggatattgaaaaattaaagaacaAAGATACATGTCCACATATTGTAGTGGCAACTCCAGGTAGATTACATGCTTtggttgaagaaaaagctATCAGATTGAACAATGTCAAGTCGtttgttattgatgaatGTGACAAAGTCTTGGAATCCATCGATATGAGAAGAGATGTGCAAGATATCTTCCGTGCCACTCCTCACCAAAAGCAAGTTATGATGTTTTCTGCCACCTTATCTCAAGATATTCGTCCAGTTTGTAAAAAATTTATGCAAAATCCATTGGAAATTTATGTTGACGATGAGGCCAAATTGACCTTGCATGGTTTGCAACAATACTACATCAAATTGGAtgagaaagagaagaatAGAAAATTGTCTGACTTGTTGGATTCATTGGAATTCAACCAAGTCATTATTTTCGTCAAGTCCACTAGAAGAGCCAAcgaattgaacaaattgttgTGTGCTTGTAACTTCCCATCGATTGCTGTGCATTCTGGTTTACcacaagaagaaagaatCGAAAGATACAGATCTtttaaagaatttaatAAGAGAATCTGTGTTTCCACTGATGTTTTCGGTAGAggtattgatattgaaagaattaacTTGGCCATCAACTATGACTTGCCAAACGAAGCTGATCAATACTTACATAGAGTTGGTAGAGCTGGTAGATTTGGTACCAAGGGGTTAGCTGTctcttttgtttcttctAAAGAAGACGAGGAAGTCTTGGAAAAGATTCAAAGCAGATTTGATGTTAAAATCACCGAGTTCCCAGAAGAAGGTGTTGATCCATCTACTTATATGAACACTTGA